From the Scomber japonicus isolate fScoJap1 chromosome 8, fScoJap1.pri, whole genome shotgun sequence genome, the window CTATCACTCTATAAGCTGCTGTTAGTGTGTCTATATGCACGTATAAACGCATCAGTAAagtcatttgtgtgtgtgtatgtttgtgtgtcaagGATGAGAGGAACCAGGTGTTGATCGCTTATTTATGGATCAGACAGACTTGGCATGACCCTTACCTGAAGTGGAATAAAGAGGACTACGATGGACTGGACGTCATCCACATCCCCAGTAGCCTCGTGTGGAGGCCCGATCTTGTCCTCTATAACAAGTACGCCCGTACgtcacacagacaaacacacatgcacacaaacactataATTTCCTCATCTTTCTAGCAATGTGAGAACATAGGACTTTTAAATTTAAGTAAAGCTTAACTTCGGCATTTaatgatgaaatgttgaaattCTCCTTAAATCTTTGTATTGTCATAGATAAAGAACATTTTGTTCTAACAAGAAGCAGCACTACACATCCACACATTCACCTGTGGCAGTTAACAACTTCCACAGCCTTACTAACATTACTAGAGGGAGCTTcactaataatataaataattgtaaGATTATAATATGACTTTAGGAAAATAATCTGCTTCTTTTATGTAACAATTTACAACTAGTTGAAGTTAGAAAGTTCTTCAGTCAACAATGTGCAATTTGTATATGTATACACTCAAAACGTCAGTTATAAAGAATTCATACAATGTTGAATATACACTATGTGCATactgtgttttgtatttgtatgtatttgttttgtatatCATGTAGTAAAGCATGATATTGAAATAAATCTGtattaaagcagctataatcatGTAACAATAAACAGATATTGTATGTGGATATACACAGTTGCTAGTCTTTTTAAGGATATACATACAGTGTAATGAAATTACAACAGCCctacaaaaatataatatctGTGTGAAGCAGTCTTTGAGGCTGTAATCTGGCTATTATAACATCAATAATTGTAATAGCTTGTTTTAGATTGTACAGGTATGTCAAATAAACAAGTTCCTCagttttaaaaatcatacaatataCAATCTACACAAACAAAAGTATACTAACACTGACTTTTGgatttaagatttaagattCAATTTACTGGTTCTATGTTCACTTCTGTAACAGCAGAAGATGCTCACTGCCATTTCAATAAATGGCTTATGTGGTGAGAGCTTTTGTCAGTGTGTctttactttctctttcttccaggGCTGATGATGACTTCTCAGGGCCAATGGACACCAACGTGAGACTTCGCTACGATGGAGAGATTACCTGGGATGCTCCTGCCATCACCAAGAGCTCCTGTGTGGTGGACGTCTCCTACTTCCCGTTTGACAGCCAGGAATGTAACCTGACTTTTGGTTCGTGGACCTACAATGGCAACCAGGTATGGATAAGCCCAAGCACATGTGTGAGGGTAAATCTACCTCAATTCAGTTTATCCAGATTTTCAGGGTGATCATGATCTGTGCCACCTAAATGTATCAGGTCAAGTTAAATTGGATTCATAACACAAAACTTTAATTTGAGTTGTTGTGGGGTTGTGACTTCTGCTTTAAGTCAGTGGGGTTAACTCAGACTGACCACCTTAGgggacacacaaacatactacTGCCTTCGAACTCACTGTGTAGACCTGCTCTCTCTGTGGTAATTCAACTTGATGTAGTAAATGTCTTTGGGTGGAGCTAGTTGTGTGCACCTGCTCATCCTTATTCCTAATTTCAGGTAGACATCATTATGGGCATGGACAGTGGTGACCTTTCAGACTTTGTGGAAAACGTGGAGTGGGAGTGCCATGGGATGCCGGCCACCAAGAACGTCATCATGTACGGCTGTTGCTCTGACCCGTATCCAGACATCACCTacactgtgctgctgcagcGCCGCTCCCGCTTCTACATCttcaacctcctcctcccctgctTCCTCATCTCCTTCTTGGCTCCTCTTGGATTCTACCTGCCTGCAGACTCTGGGGAGAAGGTTTCACTGGGAGTGACGGTTCTTCTGGCTCTCACGGTGTTCCAGCTAATGGTGGCTGAGAGCATGCCGCCCTCTGAGAGTGTACCACTTATAGGTAAGAGTAGGTGTGTTTAGGATGGTGTTAAAGCCAATATTTATGGGACTTTTATGTGACTGCAGCATCTTGAAAATAATTATAGTGACATGCAATGTTGTCAGTCTGTCTTTTTTAAACTACCAGTTTGAGTTGGAGGGGCACCAAAATCTTGGACAAAACCATCACTTCAGGGTTCAAATTATGAGAAATTGACCAAATATAAGAAACAACCAAATATATCTAAGTCCTAAGAGCAAacctctttcctttctgtcttttctgttacACAGGGAAATATTATATTGCCACAATGACCATGGTCACAGCCTCCACAGCtctcaccatcttcatcatgaACATCCACTTCTGTGGTGCAGAGGCCAAACCAGTTCCACACTGGGCCAAAGTCCTTATCATTGACTACATGTCCAAGATTTTCTTTGTGTATGAGGTAGGTGAAAACTGTGCTACTGcctcctctacctcttcctTGTCTTTTCACTCCCCCCACGACGACGTCCATCACCAGCACCTCAACTCCCACATTCAAGCGAATGGTAAACCAGGACACCGAAGTAGTCATGACGAGAGGCAAGGCCACAAACACCCCAGGCCACAGACCCCTAAGCCACAACATCATCCCAGAGTGAAAACCCAGCACCACATCACCAGGGAGGAGAGAAGCCACCTCTCCGGCTTCGCACCTGGGAGGTATGAAGGCCCTAATGGCAAAATTCCTACAGGTGATTGTTGTAAAGAAGACCAGAAAGTCCCATGTTGCCCTGAGGACCAAAAGCTTCCCTGCTGCCCTGAAGAGAAAAAGCCTCCAACCCAAGGCCCCACTGTAACCTTTGGCCCCTGTGTGTTCTGTAGCCATGGTAGTGGCATCCCAGGTGTGGACACCAAGTTGGTGCGGAATGTTGAATACATTGCAAactgtttcagagagcagagggccACATGCGCCAAGGGGGCAGAATGGAAGAAAATTGCTAAAGTCATGGACAGATTCTTTATGTGGATCTTCTTCATTATGGTTTTCCTCATGAGCATCCTCATCATTGGCAAGGcaccatgaacacacagtgATGCCACtgagatttttttatatttgatttagtAAACTATTTTTGCTCAAATAAAAAAGCTGTATGTTTGGACATGTACATACAAGACATCCTGTATTCTTTAACATTAACTAAATGTTTCTTAATAATTTAGTGTTCTATAACTCACCAATCTGCATGCATTTTGACTACTTTGCTTGCTATATAATCCTTAGCATCTCCATTGATATCATGTAAATATACAGCTTATTGCCCTATCCCCATCAGCCATTATATACAGGTACTTCATCATCTGACCACTGAATACATGTGAGGGGATCTGCTGTCGAGTTAAAATATGACCAGTGGAGACTGCACATGTCTTATTCACTACTCTGAAATCAGATGCctggggcagagagagagagacaccgtCAGTGCAGACTCTGGTTCTGCAGAATCATTTTTCTGTTCAAAATCATCCAGTGAATAGTTAATGAGTACGCTTTGTTTGTAGCACAGCCAGGGTAGCGAGGATGTAAGGTAATATGGAGCATCAATTATGCAACACAATGAGCACACTCTGACACCCCCCTCCTCCAAAAGCCCCATACCTTGAACTTGGAAAGTCatgagattgtgtgtgtatgtgtgcaggtagagaagaagaaataaagaacaaaaaggGTGAAAAAAAGAATTAAGATTGCTCGAAAATGACAAGTTACATGTTTGAGGTTTAACTTTATAcaactttatacttctactccactacatcaGAATGACCTATATGTACTTATTTACAAAACATATGGTGGGTTTACGAGATATGTTGATTTAGTGCCATGGATCAATATGCAACGGTATATAAAGTAGATAGACAAATGCCACTAGTATAGATTACAATATTAAAGTATTGCTTATATATATGTGTTACACTTTGACAGTCATAAtggatatttttatatttgatacTTTGCTATACCTTCcatagattttctttttttacttttgctttTGATTGGATTGACTTCTTGCAACTTTTATTGGATTAAGATATCTAAATGCCACTTCCACCCCTTGCTCAGTGCTTATACACATCATAAACTCTTTCAAAATGACCCTCTAGGTAgagaatataatatatagaaaTCAGAAGGCTGGCAAAAAACAAACGTTAAGGCACTCTCAATATCAAGCAGTATGTCCctccatttatttatgtatttatttattttaccatGATTCCTCAATCTTACAGTAGAGGGCGCTCCTTTCTCACATACCATCCTGATGGTGGCTGCCCCGAGGCTCACTGTTTGAAGCTGCATGTGGCATCACACAAGTGCACAAGAATACACATAATTATTCCCTCTGTTGTTTCATCATCCACTCACAAAATGTCACTactgagaggagaaaaaaaaaattcatataCAATTCATTAGACCTCTAGGCTACTGTAGGGCAAGAGACTATTTGTCCTATACTCAGTGTAATTCCATAATTAAATCTGGAGGCTATTAATGACAGTGGGTCAAGGAGATAAGCTGGGGTAGCACACAGCATGCCTGTTGATTGTTCTGTCTGTGTGGGCTCTGTTCAGCAGAAATCAGACAGAATGGGCAGAGGAGTTTCTTTATTCTCTTCTTCAAAGTGATTGTCATTCTGAAGTGCAATATGTCTGATATAAGAGAGAATATCTTATACTTTCTGTCTGAGGGAGGGCAACTGCATTGTGTTGCATTGATGCTCAGTGGGCCGCAGGGGCCACAGCAGCCTATAATCGCCATGGGAGACCTGGAGAAGTGGGAACCATGTCAGACACTGAGGGAAAGACTGCTGGGGAAATTACCAAGTGCTCTTAGACAAGTATTATCAAGGACCACTTAGACACATAAGGGGAAAATCACTATAATGATATATTGGATACCCTAACCCTGACAATGGTGGAAAGGAACTAATTTACTCAAATACAGTGCTTAAGCACAATCTTGAGGTACATGTAATGCTACATTATAACATTCTTATACTCCACAGCATTTCagaggaaatattgtactttacaTTTATCAGTCAGTGATAGTATAGTTGCTTTAGCAGctttttaatgcaaaatatatGATCCTTTTATACTACCCAACAGtatattaaaaagttaaaatgagcTCCACTAACCAGCTACAATATTAACATGCTgcttaaatgttaatttataaAACAATCTAATAATATAACACCTACAACTCAGAAAGGTGTCCATTTACCTAACGAGTACTTTTACATTTCATAGTTTAAGTATATTCCCCTTTTGATACTTTTAAATTGAGCTAAATGCAGTACTTTTCTTGCAACAAACTATTTTACATTGTGTAATTGCTATTTGAGCAATTCTTCCACTGTTATGCACATTACATAAAGTTCCCCTTTAGGCACAtattaagacataaaaatactctgcttggaacaataatgtgtgtgtgtgtgtgtgtgtgtgtgtgtgtgtgtgtgtgtgtgtgtgtgtgtgtgtgtgtgtgtgtgtttccacaaAAAGTAAGATTTCCATGTTAAAGTCCTTAAAAAGGCATCTACTTCTGCCTCATTAAAACTTCTAGAGACTGTGaaccaaaaatattttatttcaaagttAAATATTTCACAGAAGATATCTCCCACTTCACTATAAAGTGCATTCTCAGTTTATATACTAtagaggcttcaagtttccatgACCAGGATTGGCTCCAGACTATTggtaataaatctttaaaactgGATTTTTGATGAGCATAGATAAATGCTGTACTTTCAgctgatgaatgtgaaaacagccttagTGCCAAACTCTggcatacatcattctgcacagtgaagctcaaacatccaactgaaggaacaagaagaaaaacatatttttgagagGAGGGgaactttaaaatgttgtgaCAATGAAAAGATTTAAATCTTTGACAACTTtgacattaatttaaaaaatcaaaacagaatGACATAGTAGCTGAAAGACATTTGCATCTCGAGTGATAATATAATACTACTAATGTTTAACTTtgctttacatttgaaaaaggtTTGTTTTCAAATATACAAAACTGCAAATGTACAGATTAGGCTATATCAAACATGACCAAATTATGCGGCAAGAACACTGAAAGAATTGAAGGAACAACACCAGTTCCTTGCTGGACTAGAAGAAAGAACCGCTTAAGGTAGAGGGCAGGGGGCGAGGTGATTGACaccaaccacaacaaacaagactGCATAGTGGTGAATAGATAAGGAGTGAATTATCCcttgaacatttgactgatggtgaaattcATACATATTTGTGTTGTGAGTTAGCCAGCACTAGAACTATGAAGgtagatttgtgtctttattattcaatcaaaaaaaaaggttgcttcaatcaaaaaatatattttcattaaaaaaaaccttcacttcaatcaaaaaaaaactttttcaatcaaagaaaaaaagtgtttgaatgcaaaaaaaatagGCCTATTTGAGACCcaataaaatgcatttgaacactttttttctttgattgaaaaaggtttttttgattgaagtggagattcttttttattgaaaatatattttttgattgaagcaacctttttttttttattgaataataATGACACAAATGTCCTACCCATATTATGGCCCAAACACAAAAAGATTACAACAAAACCtttttcaatcaaagaaaaaaagtgttctaATGCATTTTATTGGGTCTCAAATAGGCCTATTTTTTTGcattcaaacactttttttctttgattgaaaaaGTGGagtggaggttttttttattgaaaatatatgttttgatTGAAGCAACCCTTTTTtgattgaataataaagacacaaatataCCTTCATATagaactgctttggtggaaaaggggtaacagTCCCCTCCTTTACATCTGCTAAACTGCTGCATTTGGATTTAACATCCTTCCTTCGTATACTCTTGTCCACCAGTGCTGTCATAGCTTTCGATTGACATAATACTCTGTCAAACTTTAACAAGCTCTACGTGGACAGAGCATATCCAGTGTTAAAGAGATTATTTTTTGGTCCGTGAAGAACAGGACCTTGATATTAGCATacggttgccatggagacgaaAACACGCCAAATCCAAAGTGCTCCACTATGCAGAGATTTAGgaagtttgtttttaagtggACATACAACCCTGCATTTCTaagcattattttttaattcaaatataaatgagcGATAAGGAGACTTTTCATAGGTGCCAGAGGTTAACATAGTGGAGGAAACGCCTCATAACGGACCCAGATTTATAGCTAGTGGGGATTTATTGAGTCAAGGTCTGTTTAAACTATCGACAGACGACATGAAGATACCCGGAAAGGAGTGCTGTGATTTTGGAGGTAAGGTAATAATCATCAAATATTTAGGTTTAATGAGTCTACATTAAGGTCCAGCTCGTTTAAATACACGAGTTTTAGATTAACGATAGCTAACGGTCGGCCATTTGCGTTTTGTGCCACATTTACAGCCAGTCTCAACATTTACATGAATTTGTCGGTCATATAGTCTACACTGTGGTCCAACTGGTAGTAGCAACTTTAATTTTGAATCCCTCAAAAACTGCAGCCTTCATAGATTCCCTTTCAGTGTGTAATCATGGAAGTATACAGTGTTAAGTAGGAGTGACCTTAAGTTTATTCTGTTCAGAAGATGTGGACCGTTAAATTATGTCCAGTGCACCTGTGACAGCCTCCATCATGAGGTTGGTAATCACACACTATGGGGTTGGTTGTCcttatgttattttaatgggtagaatataaaaaaatgtaggaaatctgtaattgaattaaaaaagttcaatgtttatgaatgtgacaaccaacccctgTCATCTGACAAAGCTAACTAGGCTACATAGcaaagaaaacttttttttatttttttattattatttactgtaaacacattgTGTAAAAGCCTAGAAGAGAATCACTAAATGAAATGGGTTTTTACGGTTTGACATgaaaaaagttttacatttttttcacagttttacaacatttttagCAACGCCCTCTCCCTTTCCccctacattttaaaatgtggctATAACTTGTCTGCAGAGTTTGAAGTGTATATGGCTGGATATTTACTTCATGCTTGCctattttacactttaaatttGGCTACATGGATCAAGTCatgtagtttttttatttatacagcccaaTCTAGCTAATATCTAATTTTAATCTTGAGGGTTTATTGTGCATTATGCAATTCTCATAgcaataggtttttttttatgtttcagctGTCTGAGAGCAAACAGAGCTGTGAGAgaatggtgaaaaacaaaaatattgacGGTCGGCACCATCGCTCTACCACATCCAAGAATAAAAAGGCAGGCTCCCAAATTCCAAGCAGCAAAGACGACACTCCTCCGGATGACCCAGCCGACGGTGACATCCCTGCTGCTCCCCCAGAGCTCTTGACCACCAGCCAAGGTCAGCTGGGCTTTCCAGACAGAGTCTACCTGCTGGCATCAGTCATCTTCCAGAATAACCACCTGGAGAAGCTTGCCTCCCACCGGCTGGTGAATTATGGCAAAGAGAAAGGGCTCCCATTGCCAGAAGTTAAAGATGAGATGCAGCACACAGCTTATGAGCTTGCCTTCAATACACTTAAATGTAAGTGTGTAAGTGACAGGTAGAGTGAggtttgttatatttttttcatctgcCATTACTTACCTTcattacacacaaatacacccaTACCTTATACCCATACGACTTTAAAGTGAGGACATCAGCTTAGGGTATTCAGCATACCCCTATTTTGATTCATTTCAGGTACATTAAATTGCAAGTAAAACCGATTTGATTCCTGACAAACAAACAGCCATTGGAAATGAGAATGAATAGCCCCACGGAGGTTAATGGATAGGTAGAATtggatatagatagattgatgaAGGGCAAgtagaagagaggaaaaaaatgcttGAATGACCAGGGCTAATTTTGTGTGGTGCTACAAATCAATTTGGCCCATAATCTGTTATCTGGATCTAGGGCGGGGTCTGGTTTGCTGAAGTCACAGGGGCGTGTAAAGGAGGGGAGCTGAGCCGATTGTCAGCATAGGAATGTGGCTGGAATTGATTTAATGCGTCTCCCTGAAATGGAGAGGTCAGGTAGCAGGAAAACCCTTATAGCTGTGAATGAATTTGTTCTTTTTCACTATCCATACGCTGAACCTGGAAATGCCCTGggcctacatttcccacaattaATGCAGATCACCTGAAAATATCCATCATCACAAGCCCTGGCAGCTTTTTGCAGTAACCTATATTGGTTTTACAGCTGCAGGTCATAGTATTTTCATTGGCAGGTGAAACTGACTAGATTGTAAATTGAAATTGACTAGGATGAAGAATTTGCTATCACTGTTGGCACATGTAAACAAGAAACCATGAACTTTATCTCTGCtcatgagatttaaaaaaaagaaaagaaaaaaaagagctgtttGAACTCAGAACACTGTATttcttattacatttaatcccCTTTTGTTCAGAGCTTATTTTAAAGACAAGGACTCCTCTATTTTATCAGTGCGGTGTTCGTACAGTACTTTTTGTTGTTTCCATCCTCCTCGTGTGACTTTCCCTGTATTACTGGGATAAAATACACAGATAACGAAATAGAAGGAGGAGCTCAGAGGCATTAGGTAGCTTACAGGATAATATACAGATTCATGTGCTTGGTACAGTATTACTACATCTttaatttcacctttttatgatctaataaaaaaaagaaattatgaGTTTTCTTGATATGACATCAACGAAAGCCTCGAAACTTTTTTTCCAGATTAAATGTTGGCATGATTGGTGACTTTCTGCAATCACATACGTATTTTGGTCACATCTCAGAGTCCCTGGCTGTGGTGAAATTGGGTGCAGATGAAATGACACAGTCTGGAGGCCAATGTTaatctctcctcttcctcctcccacaAACCGGTTGTCTTTTGGTGCAGAAATTGATCTGCTAGTGACATGAACCCATGctggcatacacacacacagaaacacacacacacatcttccgTGCACCGTCTTGGAGTGACTGATCCAAAATTGAGCTGAGGTCAGTTGTTAACCTGAAGAAGAAATGCTTCAGCAGCGGAAAAAAAAACGCACAGAGCAAAATGCCAATGAGCTCCAGTATTGATCTTGCGATTATAACTCTTATCTgctcaaaacaaaaaagtcactCGCTAAGCTCCATATCAGTGGCCGAGGACGCGGACTTGTCTGTCACTGTGACTGTCAGTCGAAAAACCACAATATGGAGCGAGAGCTTGCGTACATGTTTACTCTGGTGTAGATTTGACATTTCACAAACAAAGATGGAGCTGAAATCGCCAGAAAAGACTAATATTAGCAGTTGTATCCTTTTTCACTcacttctttctgtctctttttaatcATCTTCAggcattttatatttctttgaCCTCTCCTGTCTGAGTGACCTGCTGTTTCTTTTGCCGCTTGATTGTTAACACAGAGACAGGTTACGTTGCCAAGGTTTCATATTTTGTTAACCTATCAATATGTCGACCACGTGTGAGTCAGTTTTGTGTGAATTTTTGCTGGTAGTAATTTAGTTGACCTTGTTGCTGGCCACG encodes:
- the LOC128363090 gene encoding neuronal acetylcholine receptor subunit alpha-9-II; the encoded protein is MFKMIQIICLAMLLPNVVHSAQGHNAQKLLNDLMENYSNALRPVEDTDSALNVTLQITLSQIKDMDERNQVLIAYLWIRQTWHDPYLKWNKEDYDGLDVIHIPSSLVWRPDLVLYNKADDDFSGPMDTNVRLRYDGEITWDAPAITKSSCVVDVSYFPFDSQECNLTFGSWTYNGNQVDIIMGMDSGDLSDFVENVEWECHGMPATKNVIMYGCCSDPYPDITYTVLLQRRSRFYIFNLLLPCFLISFLAPLGFYLPADSGEKVSLGVTVLLALTVFQLMVAESMPPSESVPLIGKYYIATMTMVTASTALTIFIMNIHFCGAEAKPVPHWAKVLIIDYMSKIFFVYEVGENCATASSTSSLSFHSPHDDVHHQHLNSHIQANGKPGHRSSHDERQGHKHPRPQTPKPQHHPRVKTQHHITREERSHLSGFAPGRYEGPNGKIPTGDCCKEDQKVPCCPEDQKLPCCPEEKKPPTQGPTVTFGPCVFCSHGSGIPGVDTKLVRNVEYIANCFREQRATCAKGAEWKKIAKVMDRFFMWIFFIMVFLMSILIIGKAP